The genome window ACAGGACTTTGCCTGTTATCTGATTTTATATACAGCCGAGTGTGCATCGCCGGAAGATCGAAAGGGTTTCCAGATGACGTATGGGTTTGCACCGTATGCATTACTCCCTGTTCAGGAAAAGTGTGAAGCCATGAACCGTCTGTGGCAAGAACCCGCCTCCATAGATAAGCTACAGGCACAGTCGTTTTTTCTTCCGTTGGTGTACGAGATCATGCGGCAGCAGATTCAGACATGGGCTAAAAAGGAAAACAGCAAACCCAATATCGTCACTGACGCAATCCACTATATTCACGATCACTATAGCGAGCTGATTACAGCCGAGGAACTAGCCAAGAGATACCATTGCAGCGCCAGCTATTTATCCCGTTTGTTCAAAAACCAGATTGGACTAGGACCGATTGAATATCTTATTCATGTGCGGGTTCACAGATCCAAGCAGTACCTTCTAAGATCCGAAGCCCGGATCCAGGAAATCGCGAGCAATGTGGGTTATGCGGATATGTATTATTTCAGTCGCTTGTTCAAAAAGCATACCGGCTTATCGCCAGTACAATTTCGTACACAATATCGGAAACAGGTTCAAGTTCAGTATAATCCATTACGTGGGTTAGAATCGTCTATTGTAACCTCTAACTCCGGTTCTCATAATGAGAATGAGACTTATTATCAACGGATTGGGGAAGGGGACACATCCATGTTTAGATTTTCAAGACCAGCCTTTGGGGCGATGATGTTATTATGCACATCCTTGCTTCTAAGTGCTTGCCAGACCAGCAGTACTCCAGGAGCAACGGCTTCCCAGCCAGCTTCATCAGATACGAATACTGCTGTAGCTACAGACAGCGCAGCTGTGGAAACGCGGATATATAAACATCTGAAAGGCTCAACCGAGATTCCTGTGAACCCTCAGCGAGTCGTCAGCTTCTATCACTTGGGCGAATTGATGGCGCTGGGGGTGAAGCCGGTTGGCACAACGACATATATTTTGGATAACCCACTTATAGATGATACTTCCGGTATTTCAGATGTGGGCGTTCCGCCAGATGCCGAGAAAATCCTGTCACTGGAGCCAGATCTGATTGTGACAACGGCAGCATTCGCAGAAGCTGTGGAAGGCGGGTATGATGCACTGAGCCAGATCGCTCCGACCATTGTTGTCGAGCAGTATAATGACCCGATTAAAGATGTGGAGATGTTTGGGGATATTCTCGGGAAACAAGAGGAAGCACGGTTATGGAATGAGCAATTCAAAGCCAAAATCGCAGCGTACAAAACGAAAATTAGCCCTTATGTTCGTGCGGATGAAACGTATTCTATATTAAACGTGCGTCCAGATGCTCTTTTTGTATACGGAGATACCAATATGGGGGGCAACATTATTTATAAATATCTTGGGTTGAAGCCAGCGCCCAAGGTAGAGTCGGACGTCATCCATGGAGAAACGTGGGAGATTTCCACCGAGGTCATTCCCGAATTTATCGGTGACCGTCTGTTCCTGGCCGTCAATGAGGGAGCTGAGGACAAGCTCAAGGATGTGCAAAAGTTGATTGATGCCTCACCAGCCGGGAAAGCGGGTCACGTATACTCCATTAACTTTGATCAGTTCCTTCCGAGTGACCCTATTGCAGTAGAGAAACAGTTAGACATCATCACAGATATAATTGTAGGAGATGGCAAATAGATGTGTATGTCTGTGATAGGTCTACCGAGTTGAAGTGTTATTGATGGCTTAGATGTAGAGGAGTTCGCATTGATTCAAGCCGGCGTGAAGGGGTAGAATAACGAGAGGACGTTTATTTTCTAACAATCTAATCTCGGAACGAAAATCTAACCTTTTGGCAAAGGAGAGTTCTCACATGAACCATCAGATTCCGGAATATACATTGAACGATGGCTTGAAAGTACCTGCAATTGGATTTGGTACCTACAGTCTGAAAGGTGAAGAAGGCGTTAAATCGATCGCGTCTGCCATGGATGCGGGTTATCGATTAATTGATACGGCGTATAACTATGAGAATGAGGCAACCGTGGGCAGAGCAATCAAGCAAAGCTCCATCGCCAGAGAAGACCTGCTGATTTCCTCGAAGCTGCCGGGGCGTTATCACGCTCAGGATAAAGCACTCGTGGCGATTCAGGAATCATTGTACAGAGCGGATCTGGACTATTATGACCTGTATCTGATCCACTGGCCCAATCCGAAGAAGGACATGTATGTCGAGGCATGGCAAGCACTGATCGAAGCCAAAAAGCGTGGATATATCCGATCCATCGGCGTCAGCAACTTCCTGCCTGAGCACAATGAACGCCTGATTAAGGAGACGGGGGTAGCGCCGAGCCTGAATCAGATTGAGCTGCATCCGTTCTTTGACCAAGCTGGTCAGCGGGAACAGGATGCGAAGCATGGCATCGTTAACGAATCCTGGAGTCCGATTGGACGTGGCAATGATGCTGTACAGGATATTCTGAAGGATGAGAATATTCTTCGGATCGCGGAAACGCATGGCAAAACACCGACCCAGATCATTCTGCGCTGGCATGTTCAGCTGGGCTCCATTCCAATTCCGAAAGCGGGCTCCTTACAGCATCAGCAGGAAAATATCAATATATTTGATTTTGAGTTGAGCACAGAAGAGATGCAGGTCATTTCTGCATTTAATCGTCCGGATGGACGGTTGTGGGATCAGGACCCAAGTGAGTACGAAGAGTTTTAAAGAAGGACAAGCAATATCTGCCCAACTTTACGAAGCAATATGAAAAACTGTTCGTGTCACTTGCTGCCAAGTATGGATCAATATGAAATTAAATGTGATCCAGACTGTAAGTACGATGTGATTAAATGCCATTATAACCTGCGCACCTTTTGGAATAATTATTGGTCCCTCTGGGTTACCAGTGAAATTCCAAAGGGTGTTTTTGAGTGAATTGTATCTAGTCATAGCCTGCCTTATCGGGCTATATTAATAACGATAAGAGCATACATCTGTGGAATTCTGGATGGCAAGCAGCATAGCAATGGGGTCATAAGCAGGTTGTTCAGGGGAGGGCGATGTTTAGTGGTGGCTAACTGGTGGTTCGCGCTGATTATTATGGTTGTGGTGAATGGGATTGTAGCCTGGAGTTTATGGACGGGGGAACAAACAAGTAGAAGGGCGAAAAAGTGGTTTTTTATTGTGGCTAATCTTATCGGGGTAGGGCTTGCCATCTCTCAATTTTTCTGGATGGACTTCAACTAGGATGCAGTGGTGGTATGAGAATATAACGTGTAATACATAGAAAATAAGGAAGGGCTGCTCCCATGTCAGATATGACAGGAGGCAGCCTTTCCTTATTGGAGCATTTTAAGGGTTGTTGCAGTTTTCCGCGTTGCGTAAGTTCTGCTAGTGTCTCGCAGGAATACGGAAAGTTAGAATCTCATACGGTTTGATATCAAAAGAAATCCGACCATTTTCCACAGCGCATTCCGCTTCGTTATTCTCAAGCAAATCACACGTGTACGCCGTGGCACCTGCTCCTTCAGGCAATTGCAGGGAAGCACGGCTGCGGCGGCCATGTGCTTCATAGAGACGGATGATCATATCATCGTTATTCTCGGCTTTTTTGATAACCTCCAGCACGACATTATCCTGATCAACCGATGCGAGTGACCACAACCCAGGTAACGTGCCGGTTTGCGATGCAATCTCACGAGCAACCAGCGGACGGTTGAGATCATAAGCAGCTTGGATGACACGTCCTTCACGGAAATCGCCCTGATGCGGATAGAGCGCGTAGGTGAATACGTGCTGCTCTTTGTCAGCATTTTCATTCGGGTACGTTGCGCTCTTGATCAGCGACAATCGCATCACCGAGTTATGAATATCATATCCATATTTGCAGTCGTTCAGCAGAGCAGCGCCGTACCCGTTCTCCGCCAGATCGGCCCACTTCTGTCCGCATACTTCGAACCTGGCTTGATCCCAGCTTGTATTCCGGTGAGTAGCACGCTCCACGTTGCCGTACTGGATCTCGTAGACCGCTTTTTCACTCCAGATATCCAGCGGGAAGGCTGCTTTCAGCAGCAAATGCTCCTGTTTCCAATCCACTAACGTGCGGAAATCAATTCGGCGTGTATGCGCGTAGAAGATAATCGTTTGTTCAACGACAGAGTCCAGGAACTGTCGCTTCACTTGCAACACGGAACGCACCGGCCCGCTTTCAACCCACTCCAGTGACTGCAGGTTGTTAATCTCCCACATATGCTGTTCATAATAGTCGTCAATGTTCCATGCCTCATATTCCGCAGGTCGATCCTCGAACACTTGCAGCACATTACCACGCTTGCCAGACTGAAGCAGCTCACGCCCCTCCAGCTTGTCCCATACGGATATGAACTCGGCACGTTCATTCAGTTGAATATCGAACCAAGGTGTATGGATGTGACGCTGATTGGCTTCCCACTGTGCAACCGATACGCTCGCGACAAGTTCGTCTGTCAGATCCGGTGTGATTCGGAAGGATTTATACCCGGATGCCGGCACGTTCTCTGCAAGGAACACAAGTCCGCCTTCAGGAGTACGCTGGCTTGGTACAGGGCGATCTCCATCATGGACGGTCACTTTTCTCGCAAAAGCAGGCAGTTCAACCACATCTGTTCGTACGAATCCGGTGGTGTTGAATACGACAATGGCTTCGCCATCAGATGTAATTTGGCTTGCAATGCCGTTCAGTGCGCTGTCTTTCAGCTCATCCGTGACACGCAGCACTTCTTCATATTGCTCTTTGGAATCCACATATACCTGCTCAATGGAGCTGCCCGGCAGAATATCATGGAACTGGTTCAGCATCGTCAGCTTCCATGCGTGCTCCAGTGCATCGGTTGGATAGGCTGCCTGGGCATTCGCCTGACGATGAATCATGGCATACAGCTCGGCATCAGCCAACGCAAATTCGCTATGACGGTTGTACCGTTTGTTGCGGGCCATGGAAGTGTAGGTACCGCGGTGATACTCCAGATACAGCTCACCCGACCAGCGGGGAACGGAAGGCACATCCACCAGATTTTGCTCCAACTTCTCGAAAAACTCGCGTACAAAGGTACGTTTCACCGCAGGCACACCCGGCAATCCAACATCAAGTCGTCTGCCATGCTCCAGCATCTCTCCGGTTGGTCCGCCGCCGCCATCCCCGAATCCGAAACATTGCAGAACATCTGCATTAATGTTTTTGTTCTGGTATCGCTGCCACGTGCCTTTGACTTGGGAGGCGTTGAATCGTCCATTATAAGTCGTCTCGAAGCGGCGTTGTCTGAAATCGGGATGCTTGTCATAGTCTGTCGCTGTGATGAAATGAGTTAGAACTTCAGAGCCGTCAATACCTCTCCAGTACATCGTGTCGTTCGGAATTTGGTTCGTATCATTCCAGGCAATTTTGGTGGTCATAAAATAATCAATGCCACTCTTGCGCATAATCTGCGGCATCGCTGCACTATAACCAAATACATCCGGCAGCCAGAGCACACGGTTCTCTACGCCGAACTCTTCCTTGAAGAAACGTTTGCCGTATATAATCTGACGGATCATGGATTCGCCGGAGATCAGGTTACAATCGGCTTCCAGCCACATCGAACCTTCGGCTTCCCAGCGGCCTTCGGCTACCTTTTCCTTGATTTTTTCATAGAGAGACGGGTAGTCTGCTTTCAGGTACGCATATAACTGCGGTTGCGAGGACATGAACGTGTATTCTGGGAACTTGTCCATGAGATATAATACACTCGCGAAGCTGCGAATGACCTTCTCCCGGGTCTGATCCAATGTCCATAGCCATGCCACATCGATATGCGTGTGTCCGATACAGTGAACGGTTGGGATGTGATCACCCGCAGGGCGAGCTTCACCATAGACATGG of Paenibacillus sp. FSL R5-0517 contains these proteins:
- a CDS encoding AraC family transcriptional regulator, producing MDWEAHIEQWSRTAVRLLDIRYYRAEHGTVPDHDVAHNSFFLITTHGEARIRISGEVYQTHSAYILHGGADAGLSITPLEQDFACYLILYTAECASPEDRKGFQMTYGFAPYALLPVQEKCEAMNRLWQEPASIDKLQAQSFFLPLVYEIMRQQIQTWAKKENSKPNIVTDAIHYIHDHYSELITAEELAKRYHCSASYLSRLFKNQIGLGPIEYLIHVRVHRSKQYLLRSEARIQEIASNVGYADMYYFSRLFKKHTGLSPVQFRTQYRKQVQVQYNPLRGLESSIVTSNSGSHNENETYYQRIGEGDTSMFRFSRPAFGAMMLLCTSLLLSACQTSSTPGATASQPASSDTNTAVATDSAAVETRIYKHLKGSTEIPVNPQRVVSFYHLGELMALGVKPVGTTTYILDNPLIDDTSGISDVGVPPDAEKILSLEPDLIVTTAAFAEAVEGGYDALSQIAPTIVVEQYNDPIKDVEMFGDILGKQEEARLWNEQFKAKIAAYKTKISPYVRADETYSILNVRPDALFVYGDTNMGGNIIYKYLGLKPAPKVESDVIHGETWEISTEVIPEFIGDRLFLAVNEGAEDKLKDVQKLIDASPAGKAGHVYSINFDQFLPSDPIAVEKQLDIITDIIVGDGK
- a CDS encoding alpha-mannosidase gives rise to the protein MKMNSLYTRIHTIVKHLERARLTSKTYIPELYHKESGYHSWELVHEDPSSWNVFRKGDGWGGKDVHSCFKTRIRIPDHMEGKKVVCTIVTGADDIWNYDNPQFLAFLNGELICGLDVNHTEIDLTPAAAKGEEFELALYAYCSTSAADVFLNVYVAEHHQPVTDLYYDLKAALDAADLLREDDLERLNLVEHLNKAVNLLDLRQENSAEFHASVLEARRYLQDHVYGEARPAGDHIPTVHCIGHTHIDVAWLWTLDQTREKVIRSFASVLYLMDKFPEYTFMSSQPQLYAYLKADYPSLYEKIKEKVAEGRWEAEGSMWLEADCNLISGESMIRQIIYGKRFFKEEFGVENRVLWLPDVFGYSAAMPQIMRKSGIDYFMTTKIAWNDTNQIPNDTMYWRGIDGSEVLTHFITATDYDKHPDFRQRRFETTYNGRFNASQVKGTWQRYQNKNINADVLQCFGFGDGGGGPTGEMLEHGRRLDVGLPGVPAVKRTFVREFFEKLEQNLVDVPSVPRWSGELYLEYHRGTYTSMARNKRYNRHSEFALADAELYAMIHRQANAQAAYPTDALEHAWKLTMLNQFHDILPGSSIEQVYVDSKEQYEEVLRVTDELKDSALNGIASQITSDGEAIVVFNTTGFVRTDVVELPAFARKVTVHDGDRPVPSQRTPEGGLVFLAENVPASGYKSFRITPDLTDELVASVSVAQWEANQRHIHTPWFDIQLNERAEFISVWDKLEGRELLQSGKRGNVLQVFEDRPAEYEAWNIDDYYEQHMWEINNLQSLEWVESGPVRSVLQVKRQFLDSVVEQTIIFYAHTRRIDFRTLVDWKQEHLLLKAAFPLDIWSEKAVYEIQYGNVERATHRNTSWDQARFEVCGQKWADLAENGYGAALLNDCKYGYDIHNSVMRLSLIKSATYPNENADKEQHVFTYALYPHQGDFREGRVIQAAYDLNRPLVAREIASQTGTLPGLWSLASVDQDNVVLEVIKKAENNDDMIIRLYEAHGRRSRASLQLPEGAGATAYTCDLLENNEAECAVENGRISFDIKPYEILTFRIPARH
- a CDS encoding aldo/keto reductase; amino-acid sequence: MNHQIPEYTLNDGLKVPAIGFGTYSLKGEEGVKSIASAMDAGYRLIDTAYNYENEATVGRAIKQSSIAREDLLISSKLPGRYHAQDKALVAIQESLYRADLDYYDLYLIHWPNPKKDMYVEAWQALIEAKKRGYIRSIGVSNFLPEHNERLIKETGVAPSLNQIELHPFFDQAGQREQDAKHGIVNESWSPIGRGNDAVQDILKDENILRIAETHGKTPTQIILRWHVQLGSIPIPKAGSLQHQQENINIFDFELSTEEMQVISAFNRPDGRLWDQDPSEYEEF